One Micromonospora eburnea genomic region harbors:
- the thiE gene encoding thiamine phosphate synthase, translating into MPSLGRLHLITDTRPGCDPLAVLRAALPVARAELVVQVRVADDATDREAYELAGQVVALCRPYGAACLVNDRLHVALAVAAAGGHVGAEDLPVPAARRVLGSAAVLGVTAREPRSAAEAVAAGASYLGVGPCHATATKAGLPDPIGPDGVRAVVEAVDVPVIAIGGVTAARVPALRAAGAYGVAVVGALSQAADPARATAELLGALTC; encoded by the coding sequence GTGCCGTCCCTGGGACGACTGCATCTGATCACCGACACCCGGCCGGGATGCGACCCGCTCGCCGTGCTGCGTGCCGCCCTGCCGGTCGCCCGCGCCGAACTGGTCGTCCAGGTCCGGGTCGCCGACGACGCCACCGACCGCGAGGCGTACGAGCTGGCCGGCCAGGTGGTCGCGCTGTGCCGGCCGTACGGGGCGGCCTGCCTGGTCAACGACCGGCTGCACGTGGCGCTCGCGGTGGCCGCGGCCGGTGGCCACGTGGGCGCCGAGGACCTGCCGGTGCCGGCGGCCCGCCGGGTGCTCGGCTCCGCCGCCGTGCTCGGTGTCACCGCCCGGGAGCCGCGAAGCGCCGCCGAGGCGGTCGCCGCCGGGGCCAGTTACCTGGGCGTGGGACCCTGCCACGCCACCGCCACCAAGGCCGGGCTGCCCGACCCGATCGGCCCCGACGGGGTACGCGCCGTCGTCGAGGCGGTGGACGTGCCGGTGATCGCGATCGGCGGGGTGACCGCCGCGCGCGTGCCGGCGCTGCGGGCCGCCGGGGCGTACGGGGTGGCGGTGGTCGGGGCGCTCTCC
- a CDS encoding aldo/keto reductase codes for MAFVSEMTYRRLGDSGLVVSVVGIGCNNFGRKLDLDGTRAVVDAALDAGINFFDTADIYGEPQGSSEELLGQALKGRRDDVVVATKFGMDMHGLNGPDHGARGARRYIARAVEASLRRLGTDHIDLYQIHEPDPGTPIDETLAALDSLVTAGKVRYLGNSNFAGWQIADADWTASSQGRTRFISAQNHYSLLERSVEAEVIPACERFGLGMLPFFPLANGLLTGKYHRGEAPPAGSRLSGGGRYAERFAAADWDTIEKIEAYAAERGLTMLQVAIGGLAARPAVTSVIAGATTPDQVRANAEAGAWQPTDEDLDALDALL; via the coding sequence CTGGCTTTCGTGAGTGAGATGACGTACCGCCGGTTGGGCGACTCCGGGCTCGTGGTGTCCGTGGTCGGCATCGGCTGCAACAACTTCGGCCGGAAGCTCGACCTCGACGGCACCCGCGCGGTGGTCGACGCCGCGCTCGACGCCGGGATCAACTTCTTCGACACCGCGGACATCTACGGTGAACCGCAGGGCAGCTCCGAGGAACTGCTCGGGCAGGCGCTCAAGGGCCGCCGGGACGACGTGGTGGTCGCCACCAAGTTCGGCATGGACATGCACGGCCTGAACGGACCGGACCACGGCGCCCGGGGTGCCCGCCGCTACATCGCCCGCGCGGTAGAGGCCTCGTTGCGCCGGCTCGGGACCGACCACATCGACCTGTACCAGATACACGAGCCCGACCCGGGCACCCCGATCGACGAGACGCTCGCCGCGCTGGACAGCTTGGTGACCGCCGGCAAGGTCCGCTACCTCGGCAACTCGAACTTCGCCGGCTGGCAGATCGCCGACGCCGACTGGACCGCCTCCTCCCAGGGCCGTACCCGGTTCATCTCCGCGCAGAACCACTACTCCCTCCTGGAGCGGAGCGTGGAGGCCGAGGTCATCCCCGCCTGCGAGCGGTTCGGCCTGGGCATGCTGCCGTTCTTCCCGCTGGCCAACGGCCTGCTCACCGGCAAGTACCACCGGGGCGAGGCACCGCCAGCCGGCAGCCGGCTCTCCGGCGGCGGCCGGTACGCGGAGCGGTTCGCCGCCGCGGACTGGGACACCATCGAGAAGATCGAGGCGTACGCGGCCGAGCGGGGGCTCACCATGCTCCAGGTGGCCATCGGCGGGCTCGCCGCCCGGCCGGCGGTGACCTCGGTGATCGCCGGTGCCACCACGCCCGACCAGGTACGCGCCAACGCCGAGGCGGGCGCCTGGCAGCCCACCGACGAGGACCTCGACGCCCTCGACGCCCTCCTCTGA
- a CDS encoding ABC-F family ATP-binding cassette domain-containing protein produces the protein MGYVDVAGVGHILPDGRELFAEVSFRVGEGAKVALVGPNGAGKTTLLRMVAGDLAVKTGTIARSGGLGVMRQFIGMIGDDSTLADLALALAPPALRDAGRRLAETEAAMRAAEVRSKYSTAAGKAQLEYADALAAWGEVGGYDAEVLFDTVSTIVLDLPWDAARERPVRTLSGGQQKRFALELLLRGPDEVLLLDEPDNFLDVPGKRWLEGRLRESGKSVLYVSHDRELLAQTANRVVAVEGGSAWVHPAGFASWHEARVARHARLDELRKRWDEEHQKLRELMLMYKQKAAYNSDMASRYQSAQTRLRKFEEAGPPPVPPKDQDIRMRLTGGRTGKRAVIAEQLELDGLTYPFDLELWYGDRVAVLGANGTGKSHFLRLLARGGTDPDPANTPVDGAAALAPVAHDGVVRLGARVRPGHFSQTHDRPELMEKTLVDVLWRGDEHRAGMDRHAAMAALSRYELAGQGDQRFGTLSGGQQARFLVLLLELSGATLLLLDEPTDNLDLASAEALEAGLAAFEGTVIAVTHDRWFTRSFDRFVLFRGDGEVVETPEPVWDVG, from the coding sequence GTGGGTTACGTGGACGTGGCAGGGGTCGGGCACATCCTCCCGGACGGCCGGGAACTCTTCGCCGAGGTGTCGTTCCGGGTCGGCGAGGGCGCCAAGGTGGCGCTGGTCGGGCCGAACGGCGCCGGCAAGACGACGCTGCTCCGGATGGTCGCCGGTGACCTGGCGGTGAAGACCGGGACGATCGCCCGCTCCGGCGGCCTCGGCGTGATGCGGCAGTTCATCGGCATGATCGGGGACGACTCCACGCTCGCCGACCTGGCGCTCGCGCTCGCCCCGCCGGCGCTTCGCGACGCCGGCCGCCGCCTCGCCGAGACCGAGGCGGCCATGCGGGCGGCCGAGGTCCGCAGCAAGTACAGCACCGCCGCGGGTAAGGCCCAGCTCGAGTACGCGGACGCCCTGGCGGCCTGGGGCGAGGTCGGCGGGTACGACGCCGAGGTGCTCTTCGACACCGTCAGCACCATCGTCCTCGACCTGCCGTGGGACGCCGCCCGGGAGCGTCCGGTGCGGACCCTCTCCGGCGGCCAGCAGAAGCGCTTCGCCCTCGAACTGCTGCTGCGCGGGCCCGACGAGGTGCTCCTGCTCGACGAGCCGGACAACTTTCTCGACGTACCCGGCAAACGGTGGCTGGAGGGCCGGCTGCGCGAGTCCGGCAAGTCGGTGCTCTACGTCTCGCACGACCGGGAGTTGCTGGCGCAGACCGCCAACCGGGTGGTCGCCGTCGAGGGCGGCAGCGCCTGGGTGCACCCGGCCGGCTTCGCCAGCTGGCACGAGGCGCGGGTGGCCCGGCACGCCCGCCTCGACGAGCTGCGCAAGCGCTGGGACGAGGAACACCAGAAGCTGCGCGAGCTGATGCTGATGTACAAGCAGAAGGCCGCGTACAACTCCGACATGGCCTCGCGCTACCAGTCGGCGCAGACCCGGTTGCGCAAGTTCGAGGAGGCCGGGCCGCCGCCCGTACCCCCGAAGGACCAGGACATCCGGATGCGGCTGACCGGCGGGCGGACCGGCAAGCGCGCGGTGATCGCCGAGCAGCTCGAGCTCGACGGCCTGACCTACCCGTTCGACCTGGAACTCTGGTACGGCGACCGGGTCGCCGTGCTCGGCGCGAACGGCACCGGGAAGTCGCACTTCCTCCGCCTGCTGGCCCGCGGCGGCACCGACCCGGACCCGGCCAACACGCCGGTCGACGGCGCGGCGGCCCTCGCGCCGGTCGCCCACGACGGGGTGGTACGCCTCGGCGCGCGGGTGCGGCCCGGGCACTTCTCACAGACCCACGACCGGCCGGAGCTGATGGAGAAGACGCTGGTCGACGTCCTGTGGCGGGGTGACGAGCACCGCGCCGGCATGGACCGGCACGCGGCGATGGCGGCGCTGTCCCGGTACGAGCTGGCCGGGCAGGGCGACCAGCGCTTCGGCACCCTCTCCGGCGGGCAGCAGGCGCGTTTCCTGGTGCTGCTGCTGGAGCTCTCCGGCGCGACCCTGCTGCTGCTGGACGAGCCGACCGACAACCTCGACCTGGCCTCCGCCGAGGCGCTCGAAGCGGGTCTGGCCGCGTTCGAGGGGACGGTGATCGCGGTGACCCACGACCGCTGGTTCACCCGTTCCTTCGACCGGTTCGTGTTGTTCCGGGGCGACGGCGAGGTGGTCGAGACCCCGGAGCCGGTGTGGGACGTCGGATGA
- a CDS encoding class I SAM-dependent methyltransferase, which translates to MTGDHYFTAEPTSAAQPREIEFSVAGRDYTLVSAAGVFSADRLDPGTAVLLRKGELPAADATGPLLDVGCGFGPITCVLATAAPSAPVWAVDVNERAREFTAANAARVGAAERVRVAAPDDVPADLRFAQIWSNPPIRIGKAELHELLLRWLPRLAPDGVAWLVVARHLGGDSLHRWLVEQGWQVDRHASQKGYRVLRVTR; encoded by the coding sequence GTGACCGGCGACCACTACTTCACCGCTGAACCCACCAGCGCCGCCCAGCCGCGCGAGATCGAGTTTTCTGTCGCCGGGCGGGACTACACCCTCGTCTCGGCCGCCGGCGTCTTCTCCGCCGACCGCCTCGATCCCGGGACGGCGGTACTGCTGCGCAAGGGCGAGCTGCCGGCGGCCGATGCCACCGGCCCGCTGCTCGATGTCGGCTGCGGCTTCGGGCCGATCACCTGCGTACTGGCCACCGCCGCGCCGTCCGCCCCCGTCTGGGCGGTCGACGTCAACGAGCGCGCCCGCGAGTTCACCGCCGCCAACGCCGCCCGGGTCGGCGCCGCCGAACGGGTACGGGTGGCCGCGCCGGACGACGTACCGGCCGATCTCCGCTTTGCGCAGATCTGGTCGAACCCGCCGATCCGGATCGGCAAGGCGGAGCTGCACGAGCTTCTGCTGCGCTGGCTGCCCCGGCTCGCCCCGGACGGGGTGGCCTGGCTGGTCGTGGCCCGGCACCTCGGCGGCGACTCGCTGCACCGCTGGCTGGTCGAGCAGGGCTGGCAGGTGGACCGGCACGCCAGCCAGAAGGGGTACCGAGTGCTGCGGGTCACCCGGTAA
- the truA gene encoding tRNA pseudouridine(38-40) synthase TruA — MDERTRLRLDVSYDGTDFSGWAAQPTRRTVAGVLMEALDLVLGVGTASGLTVAGRTDAGVHATGQVCHLDLPTEVWRQHDGKLLRRLARLLPTDVRVRAMTEVPADFDARFSATFRRYEYRVTDAPWGAEPLRRKDTLAWPRPLDLAALNAAAAGLVGEHDFAAYCRRKENATTLREVTRLDWRRDPDGILVATVQADAFCQNMVRSLVGAMLAAGDGRRAATWPAGLLTRRERSSEVTVAPAHGLALVEVGYPVDPAEYARRSALTRRLRVPVAEG; from the coding sequence GTGGACGAGCGGACCCGGCTGCGGCTGGACGTCTCGTACGACGGCACCGACTTCTCCGGCTGGGCGGCCCAGCCCACCCGGCGTACGGTCGCCGGGGTGCTGATGGAGGCGCTGGACCTGGTCCTCGGCGTGGGCACGGCGAGCGGGCTGACCGTGGCCGGCCGGACCGACGCCGGCGTGCACGCCACCGGCCAGGTCTGTCACCTCGACCTGCCGACCGAGGTCTGGCGGCAGCACGACGGGAAGCTGCTGCGCCGCCTGGCCCGGCTGCTCCCAACCGACGTGCGGGTACGCGCGATGACCGAGGTGCCCGCCGACTTCGACGCCCGCTTCTCGGCCACCTTCCGCCGCTACGAATACCGGGTGACCGACGCTCCGTGGGGTGCCGAGCCGCTGCGCCGGAAGGACACCCTGGCCTGGCCGAGGCCGCTCGACCTGGCGGCGCTGAACGCCGCGGCGGCCGGCCTGGTGGGGGAGCACGACTTCGCCGCGTACTGCCGGCGCAAGGAGAACGCCACCACGCTGCGCGAGGTGACCCGGCTGGACTGGCGGCGGGACCCGGACGGCATCCTGGTCGCCACCGTGCAGGCCGACGCGTTCTGTCAGAACATGGTGCGCAGCCTGGTCGGCGCGATGCTGGCCGCCGGGGACGGCCGTCGAGCCGCCACCTGGCCGGCCGGCCTGCTGACCCGGCGGGAACGGTCCAGCGAGGTCACCGTGGCGCCGGCGCACGGGTTGGCCCTGGTCGAGGTCGGCTACCCGGTGGACCCCGCCGAGTACGCCCGCCGCTCGGCGCTCACCCGTCGGTTGCGCGTCCCCGTCGCCGAGGGCTGA
- the rplQ gene encoding 50S ribosomal protein L17: MPTPTKGPRLGGSPAHERLMLANLATSLFQHGKIQTTETKARRLRPLAEQLITKAKRGDLASRRRVLAVVKDKDVVYNLFDQIAPRYANRNGGYTRIVKTGPRKGDAAPMAIIELVEELQVAEPKANKKTAARKAAQQDKVEALAPAEETPVSAPADQDSEPPVHVSGDTAAAREDSDEANENKA; encoded by the coding sequence ATGCCCACGCCCACCAAGGGCCCCCGCCTCGGCGGCAGCCCCGCGCACGAGCGGCTGATGCTGGCCAACCTGGCCACCTCGCTGTTCCAGCACGGCAAGATCCAGACCACCGAGACGAAGGCCCGGCGGCTGCGTCCGCTGGCCGAGCAGCTGATCACCAAGGCCAAGCGGGGCGACCTCGCCTCGCGTCGGCGGGTGCTGGCCGTCGTCAAGGACAAGGACGTGGTCTACAACCTGTTCGACCAGATCGCGCCCCGGTACGCCAACCGCAACGGTGGCTACACCCGGATCGTGAAGACCGGCCCGCGCAAGGGTGACGCCGCTCCGATGGCGATCATCGAGCTGGTGGAGGAGCTTCAGGTCGCCGAGCCGAAGGCGAACAAGAAGACCGCCGCCCGCAAGGCCGCGCAGCAGGACAAGGTCGAGGCCCTGGCCCCGGCCGAGGAGACCCCGGTGTCGGCCCCGGCCGACCAGGACTCCGAGCCGCCGGTGCACGTCTCCGGTGACACCGCCGCCGCCCGCGAGGACAGCGACGAGGCCAACGAGAACAAGGCCTGA
- a CDS encoding DNA-directed RNA polymerase subunit alpha produces the protein MLISQRPTLSEESINETRSRFTIEPLEPGFGYTLGNSLRRTLLSSIPGAAVTSIKIDGVLHEFTTIPGVKEDVVELVMNIKELCVSSEHDEPVSMYLRKQGPGDVTAGDIQPPAGVSVHNPDLKLATLNGKGRLDMELTVERGRGYVTAAQNKQAGAEIGRIPVDSIYSPVLKVTYRVEATRVEQRTDFDRLIIDVETKPSMGPRTALASAGSTLVELFGLARELDETAEGIDIGPSPQDAQLAADLALPIEELDLTVRSYNCLKREGINSVGELIGRTEADLLDIRNFGQKSIDEVKMKLAGMGLGLKDSAPNFDPAHVVDAFGEADYDTDDYRETEQL, from the coding sequence ATGCTCATCAGCCAGCGACCGACCCTCTCCGAGGAGTCGATCAACGAGACCCGGTCCCGGTTCACCATCGAGCCGCTGGAGCCGGGCTTCGGCTACACCCTGGGCAACTCGCTGCGGCGTACGCTGCTGTCGTCCATCCCGGGCGCGGCCGTCACCTCGATCAAGATCGACGGCGTGCTGCACGAGTTCACCACGATCCCCGGGGTCAAGGAGGACGTGGTCGAGCTCGTCATGAACATCAAGGAGCTGTGCGTCAGCTCCGAGCACGACGAGCCGGTCAGCATGTACCTGCGCAAGCAGGGCCCGGGCGACGTGACCGCCGGTGACATCCAGCCCCCGGCCGGTGTCTCGGTGCACAACCCGGACCTGAAGCTCGCCACCCTGAACGGCAAGGGCCGGCTCGACATGGAGCTGACCGTCGAGCGGGGCCGCGGCTACGTCACGGCGGCGCAGAACAAGCAGGCGGGCGCGGAGATCGGCCGGATCCCGGTCGACTCGATCTACTCACCGGTGCTCAAGGTGACGTACCGCGTCGAGGCGACCCGCGTCGAGCAGCGGACCGACTTCGACCGGCTGATCATCGACGTCGAGACCAAGCCGTCGATGGGCCCGCGTACCGCGCTGGCCTCGGCCGGTTCGACGCTGGTGGAGCTGTTCGGGCTGGCCCGGGAGCTGGACGAGACCGCCGAGGGCATCGACATCGGGCCGTCCCCGCAGGACGCCCAGCTGGCGGCCGACCTGGCTCTGCCGATCGAGGAGCTGGACCTCACCGTCCGCTCCTACAACTGCCTCAAGCGCGAGGGCATCAACTCCGTTGGTGAGCTGATCGGGCGTACCGAGGCGGACCTCCTCGACATCCGGAACTTCGGTCAGAAGTCAATCGACGAGGTCAAGATGAAGCTCGCCGGGATGGGCCTGGGGCTGAAGGACTCGGCTCCGAACTTCGACCCGGCGCACGTCGTGGACGCCTTCGGCGAGGCCGACTACGACACCGACGACTACCGCGAGACCGAGCAGCTCTAA
- the rpsD gene encoding 30S ribosomal protein S4, with the protein MARYTGADCRRCRREKMKLFLKGSKCDGPKCPFESRPFPPGQHGRGRTKETEYLLQLREKQKARRVYGVLEKQFRGYYEEAVAKQAKTGEVLLQILESRLDNVVYRAGYAKSRDMARQLVKHGHFTVNGKKVDIPSFRVKEHDIIEVRAKSKELTPFLVAQGEAGSRTVPAWLEAIPSQLKILVHSLPARQVIDTQVQEQLIVELYSK; encoded by the coding sequence ATGGCTCGTTACACCGGTGCTGACTGCCGCCGTTGCCGGCGGGAGAAGATGAAGCTGTTCCTCAAGGGCAGCAAGTGCGATGGCCCGAAGTGCCCGTTCGAGTCCCGGCCGTTCCCGCCCGGACAGCACGGCCGCGGCCGCACCAAGGAGACGGAGTACCTGCTCCAGCTCCGTGAGAAGCAGAAGGCTCGCCGGGTCTACGGCGTGCTGGAGAAGCAGTTCCGCGGTTACTACGAGGAGGCCGTGGCCAAGCAGGCCAAGACCGGTGAGGTCCTTCTGCAGATCCTCGAGTCGCGGCTGGACAACGTGGTCTACCGGGCCGGCTACGCCAAGTCCCGGGACATGGCCCGTCAGCTGGTCAAGCACGGTCACTTCACGGTGAACGGCAAGAAGGTCGACATCCCGTCGTTCCGGGTCAAGGAGCACGACATCATCGAGGTGCGTGCGAAGAGCAAGGAGCTCACCCCGTTCCTGGTGGCGCAGGGTGAGGCCGGCTCGCGGACCGTCCCGGCGTGGCTGGAGGCCATCCCGAGCCAGCTGAAGATCCTCGTGCACTCGCTCCCGGCCCGCCAGGTGATCGACACCCAGGTCCAGGAGCAGCTGATCGTCGAGCTCTACTCGAAGTAA